The Streptococcus oralis DNA window GACGGTGTCTTATCATTTGTCCCAGCTGAAAAAAGCAGGGCTAATCTATGAAGAACGGCAGAAAAATTACATTTACTACCATTTAGATGCCACGGTTTTTGAGGAAATTTTGGTCTGGATTGCCGCGTTAGGAGGGAAAAATAATGAAAACGAAACTGAGAAATAACCTTAGGGAATTGCTGCTGACTTTCTTGGTTATTTGGCTGCCACTTGCTTATGCCTTATGGATTTATCCTAGTTTGCCAGAGAATATTAGGATCAGTTTGATGTCGCCGATTAGCCCGACATTTAAGTATGCACCCAAATTTCTCTTTATCTGGGGTCTGCCAATCTTTATGACTTTGATACAGCTGATTGTTTATGGGGCAACGGCATACCTAGAAATCACCAAGCCGGCTTTTGCCCGCTTCGTCCTTTGGATTGTTCCTTTGACCCATATTGTTGTCTATCTTTCCATTCTGTTCTATGCTCTTGATTCTCATTTCAATGTTGCTAAGATTGCCTTGATTTTTTCAGGCTTGATGTTTCTAATTTCTGGAAATTATATGCCTAAGAAAGTGGTGGTGGAAGAAAAACCAGCGCCGCGTTGGCTAGCCTACCTCTTTATCCTAGTCGGTTTGACAGCCGTACTAGTGGGACTCTTTCTTTTGTAAATCAAGTGAAAACAAAGTGCACAGATTGTGCGCTTTTTGTTTAGAGCCCTTTTTTATAACATTTTACTGAGTGACAAGAAATGTTTGTTTTTGTTCTAAATCTACATTCACTTTTTTCGAATCTTCTACAAATTTTAGAAAAAACAATCAAAAATATGATTTTTTGTGTTTAGGGTATTGAAATTTCCTATATTATTTTATAAAATAAGGGTAAAAGGCTATGAAAAAGTAATGTGCTTACAAATAAATGGAAGCGGTTACTAAAGGAGGATTTTATGGAAAAAGGCCATTGGAATCGTAAAAGAGTCTACAGCATTCGTAAGTTTGCCGTAGGAGCTTGCTCTGTCATGATTGGAACCTGTGCGGTTCTATTTGGAGGAAGTGTCATTGGAGAATCACCAGTTTTCGCGGATGAAACTCCTATCGCCCACACTGTAGAACAAGCAAAAGAGGAAAGTCCGGCAGTGGAGGAGAAAGAAGATCAAACTGTAGCAGAGCACAAGGATGTTGCAAGTGTTGATCAAAGTCAAGCTGCTCCAATTGAAGCAAGCAAACCAGAGAAGAAAGAAGAGGAACCTGTAGCTCCAAAAGAGGAGAAAGCGTCACTAAAACCTGAAGAAACAGCTCCAAAGGTAGAATCTCAAGCTTCAAGTCAAGAAAAACCTATTAAGGAAGATTTGAAAGCTGCGACAAATGAAGAAGTGAATCAAATGATTGAAGATAGAAAAGTGAATTTTAATCAAAATTGGCACTTTAAACTCAATGCGAACCCTAAAGAAGCTGTGAAATCAGATGCAGATGTATCAACATGGCAAAAATTGGATCTCCCACACGACTGGAGTATCTTTAACGATTTTGACCATCAGTCACCTGCCCAAAACGAGGGTGGACAGCTCAATGGTGGAGAAGCTTGGTATCGCAAGACCTTTAAACTTGATGAAAAAGATCTCAAGAAAAATGTTCGAGTGACCTTTGATGGTGTCTACATGGACTCTCAAGTCTATGTCAATGGCCAGTTAGTGGGGCATTATCCAAATGGTTATAACCAGTTCTCATACGATATCACCAAATACCTTCACAAAGATGGTCGTGAGAATGTGATTGCTGTCCATGCGGTTAACAAACAACCAAGTAGCCGTTGGTACTCAGGTAGTGGTATCTACCGTGATGTGACCTTGCAAGTGACAGATAAGGTTCATGTTGAAAAAAATGGAACAACTATTTTAACACCAAAACTAGAACAACAGCAACATGGTAAGGTTGAAACTCATGTAGCCAGCAAAATCGTCAATACAGATGATAAAGACCATGAACTGGTGGCAGAATATCAAATCGTTGAACGTGGTGGTCAAGCTGTAACAGGCTTGGTTCGTACAGCGAGCCGTACCTTGAAAGCACATGAATCAACAAGTCTTGATGCTATTTTAGAAGTGGAACAACCAAAACTCTGGACAGTTTTAAATGACAAACCAGCCTTGTACGAATTGATTACGCGTGTTTACCGTGACGGTCAATTGGTTGATGCTAAGAAAGATTTGTTTGGTTACCGTTACTATCATTGGACTCCAAATGAAGGTTTCTCTTTGAATGGTGAACGCATTAAATTCCATGGTGTTTCCTTGCACCATGACCACGGAGCGCTTGGAGCAGAAGAAAACTATAAGGCAGAATACCGTCGTCTCAAACAAATGAAGGAGATGGGCGTTAACGCCATCCGTACAACTCATAACCCTGCAAGTCCACAGACCTTGCAAATCGCAGCAGAACTTGGTTTGCTCGTTCAGGAAGAGGCCTTTGATACTTGGTATGGTGGTAAGAAACCTTATGACTACGGACGTTTCTTTGAAAAAGACGCGACTCACCCAGAAGCTAGAAAAGGTGAAAAATGGTCTGACTATGATCTTCGTACCATGGTCGAAAGAGATAAAAATAACCCAGCTGTCTTCATGTGGTCTATC harbors:
- a CDS encoding autorepressor SdpR family transcription factor — encoded protein: MGISETMKALADPVRREILEILKKGPKSAGEIGQVFDLTGATVSYHLSQLKKAGLIYEERQKNYIYYHLDATVFEEILVWIAALGGKNNENETEK